One genomic region from Marinifilum sp. JC120 encodes:
- a CDS encoding chromosome segregation protein SMC produces MIRAEYQRFMQTLTDNSVSEDVRKIANLVLSNLETLIPLSTARGQRVKKIVELAQLNWDGLSSQIHISPVQSKTQNSSTCALKKISVGPFRGFAQTEEFDLSDKIVLMYGPNGTGKSSFCEALEYGLLGNVAEADNKRFRDQNKYLKNAYTNNFEAPEIIGDNDAIIVANEPLYRFCFVEKNRIDNFSRIAAQVPAKQGELISTLFGMDAFNSFVRNFSAEMSNNHIDVEGLKSKELSTKQQSLAGAIAQKKEAEEALKRLVGEEQNLANQFREGLTFSQMGIEINGEGENLGAINLLENELAQPVNPQMGLSLSTLQSLGNSIRANLSDLAAKQQILQAASEQVSFKNLYEAVQQIQQSNAGVCPACKTPLNHTVVNPYTHASSELENLQHLAQEQDLVEKLKHEINASLNGVSHIISTCCTFFSENVIYTYQLGPNSQVSLEWWNSLNKILSDGYSPWQHLESQVKKIETADKAIGQVLQDRSDKQLQLKRLRSFNHQIVRINTERDVASKAIAESKKTIENFNAENAQLILDVKNEHAAVQRNISIVSSYADLVARLNAYKNTLPIQLVAKLGETVVSLYNAFNRNDAANERLAEVYLPLAQNQRLEISFENDPLKRFDALHVLSEGHIRCLGLAILMAKNLKENCPLLIFDDPVNAIDDDHKEAIRRTLFEDDFFSEKQIILACHGDEFFKDIQNLLPRKIVSQAKLFSFLPRLGEQHIRVDFHCRPRNYVVAAIDSLDRGEIRNALAKSRQALESLTKYKIWKYVNDYGDGNLSIKMRSAASPIELRNLAEQLRSKIAKGNFGDSNKLNVLTPLDTLLDMNGNSREWRYLNKGTHDEADRAEFDRSTVIKIVSMIEALDSALQ; encoded by the coding sequence ATGATCCGTGCTGAATATCAACGATTCATGCAAACCCTTACCGATAATTCTGTTTCTGAGGATGTTCGCAAAATAGCTAACCTCGTACTGTCAAATTTAGAGACTTTGATTCCTCTCTCGACGGCTCGTGGGCAGCGCGTAAAAAAAATTGTTGAGCTGGCACAGTTGAATTGGGACGGACTTAGCAGCCAAATTCATATAAGCCCTGTTCAATCTAAAACACAGAACAGCTCCACATGTGCGTTAAAGAAAATTTCTGTAGGTCCATTTCGTGGATTTGCCCAAACTGAGGAATTTGATCTTTCGGATAAAATTGTCCTCATGTATGGGCCAAACGGAACAGGAAAATCTAGCTTCTGCGAAGCACTTGAATATGGACTTTTAGGGAATGTAGCTGAAGCTGATAACAAGAGATTCCGTGATCAAAATAAATATTTGAAAAATGCTTATACCAATAATTTTGAAGCTCCAGAAATTATTGGGGACAACGATGCTATAATTGTTGCCAATGAGCCTTTGTACCGTTTTTGTTTCGTTGAAAAGAACCGCATAGATAATTTTTCACGCATCGCAGCTCAGGTCCCAGCGAAACAAGGAGAATTGATTTCTACGTTGTTTGGGATGGATGCTTTCAATTCGTTTGTCCGCAATTTTAGCGCAGAGATGAGTAATAATCATATTGATGTCGAAGGATTAAAATCAAAAGAATTGAGCACGAAGCAGCAGTCTTTAGCGGGGGCGATAGCACAAAAGAAAGAAGCCGAAGAAGCGTTGAAAAGGCTTGTAGGAGAAGAACAAAATTTAGCCAATCAATTTCGGGAAGGCCTAACTTTTAGCCAGATGGGAATAGAGATAAATGGTGAGGGGGAAAATCTTGGAGCAATAAATCTCCTAGAGAATGAGTTGGCCCAACCAGTTAATCCCCAAATGGGATTATCTTTATCAACGCTGCAAAGTTTAGGAAATTCGATTAGAGCTAATTTATCTGATTTGGCAGCAAAGCAGCAGATACTTCAAGCTGCAAGCGAACAGGTCTCTTTTAAAAATTTATATGAAGCTGTTCAACAAATCCAACAGAGTAACGCAGGTGTCTGCCCTGCGTGCAAGACACCACTTAATCATACTGTCGTTAACCCGTATACCCATGCAAGTAGCGAACTTGAGAATTTGCAGCATTTAGCACAAGAGCAAGACCTTGTAGAAAAGTTAAAGCATGAGATAAATGCTTCTTTGAACGGTGTTTCACATATCATAAGTACTTGTTGTACATTTTTTTCTGAAAATGTGATTTATACTTATCAGTTAGGTCCTAATTCTCAAGTGTCATTAGAATGGTGGAATTCATTAAATAAAATTCTTAGTGATGGTTATAGTCCATGGCAGCACTTAGAATCACAAGTTAAAAAAATTGAAACAGCTGACAAAGCAATAGGCCAAGTTCTTCAAGATCGATCTGACAAGCAATTGCAATTAAAAAGACTACGCAGTTTTAATCATCAGATAGTTAGGATTAACACGGAGCGTGATGTTGCTAGTAAAGCCATTGCGGAATCAAAAAAAACAATAGAAAATTTTAATGCTGAAAATGCACAGCTAATATTGGATGTAAAAAATGAACATGCTGCTGTTCAAAGAAATATTTCTATTGTAAGTAGTTACGCTGATCTTGTGGCTAGATTGAATGCGTATAAAAATACATTGCCAATTCAATTGGTTGCCAAATTGGGAGAGACAGTAGTTTCTTTGTACAATGCGTTTAACCGCAATGATGCAGCAAATGAACGATTGGCAGAAGTGTATTTGCCGCTGGCCCAAAACCAACGCCTAGAAATTTCATTTGAGAATGATCCATTAAAACGCTTTGATGCCTTACATGTGTTAAGTGAAGGACATATAAGGTGCCTTGGACTTGCTATTTTAATGGCTAAAAATTTAAAAGAAAATTGTCCTCTTCTAATTTTTGATGATCCGGTGAATGCCATTGATGATGACCACAAGGAGGCAATTAGAAGAACTCTTTTTGAAGATGATTTTTTTAGTGAAAAACAAATTATTTTAGCATGTCATGGCGATGAATTTTTTAAAGATATTCAGAATCTACTGCCACGAAAAATTGTTTCTCAGGCAAAGCTATTTTCTTTTTTACCTAGACTTGGAGAACAGCATATTCGAGTTGATTTTCACTGTAGGCCGCGTAATTACGTCGTTGCTGCGATTGATAGCCTCGATCGGGGAGAAATACGCAATGCTTTAGCTAAATCAAGGCAGGCCCTTGAATCGCTTACCAAGTATAAGATCTGGAAATATGTGAATGATTATGGCGATGGAAATCTATCTATAAAAATGCGATCCGCAGCATCTCCAATCGAACTGCGTAATCTCGCTGAACAGCTTAGATCTAAAATTGCTAAGGGCAATTTCGGGGATAGCAATAAATTAAACGTACTCACGCCTCTCGATACTTTATTAGATATGAATGGTAATTCTCGTGAATGGAGGTATTTGAATAAGGGGACGCATGATGAAGCAGATCGAGCTGAATTTGATCGTAGCACTGTAATTAAAATTGTTAGTATGATTGAAGCTCTTGATTCTGCTCTCCAATAA
- a CDS encoding site-specific integrase → MAAVKRHKTAYKGVFYLDSKNKVTGVKEKIYYIRYYKDGKSIEEKAGRQHQDQMTPAKANRLRVLRIEGKIDSNNERRKKVRAERNRMTVGRIWEAFYDAKQENKSINDDRNRWRSYLLKDFGKKIPEEVVTTDIDRLRRKLQNKGLAPGTVKQGLVLLKRILNFGAKRGMCQPINQAKLYFEMPKINNIKTEDLTPRQLSSLMEAIEASSNKPAADMMLMALYTGMRKGEIFKLRWNDIDFNRGFITLGDPKNGTDQRIPLNNSARSVLESQPRKSEYIFPGRKTGPTKEMRIPFRRICDNAGLPKDFRPMHGLRHVFASTLASSGQVDLYTLQKLLTHKTPSMVQRYAHLRDDAMMKASEVANSSYREMTKNMTTIQNHQNEK, encoded by the coding sequence ATGGCCGCAGTAAAAAGACACAAGACCGCATATAAGGGCGTGTTCTACCTAGATAGTAAAAATAAAGTCACCGGGGTAAAGGAAAAGATCTATTACATACGCTACTATAAAGATGGAAAGTCCATTGAAGAAAAAGCCGGGCGCCAGCATCAGGACCAGATGACACCCGCCAAGGCTAACCGTTTGCGTGTCCTGCGCATTGAAGGGAAGATTGACTCCAATAACGAGCGCAGAAAGAAAGTTCGGGCGGAGCGCAACAGAATGACCGTTGGCCGGATCTGGGAAGCATTTTATGACGCCAAACAGGAAAACAAAAGCATCAATGATGACCGCAACCGCTGGCGGAGCTACCTGCTCAAGGATTTCGGGAAAAAGATTCCTGAAGAAGTAGTCACTACCGACATCGACCGTCTACGCCGCAAATTGCAGAATAAAGGGCTTGCCCCCGGAACAGTCAAGCAGGGGCTTGTCCTGCTCAAACGCATTTTAAATTTCGGAGCCAAGCGAGGGATGTGTCAGCCAATCAATCAGGCAAAGCTTTACTTCGAGATGCCAAAAATAAACAACATCAAAACGGAAGACCTCACGCCCAGACAACTTTCATCTCTCATGGAGGCCATTGAAGCCTCATCAAATAAACCCGCTGCGGACATGATGCTTATGGCCCTATATACAGGCATGAGAAAAGGCGAAATATTTAAGCTGAGATGGAACGACATTGATTTTAATCGTGGCTTCATCACACTGGGAGACCCTAAAAATGGAACAGACCAGCGCATACCTTTGAATAACTCAGCAAGATCTGTTTTAGAAAGCCAGCCCAGAAAAAGTGAATACATTTTTCCCGGCAGAAAAACCGGTCCCACAAAAGAAATGCGCATCCCCTTCCGCAGAATCTGCGATAATGCCGGTCTGCCCAAAGATTTCCGCCCCATGCACGGACTGCGGCACGTTTTCGCCTCTACTCTCGCCAGTTCGGGACAAGTGGATCTGTACACCTTGCAAAAACTGCTCACTCATAAGACGCCGTCTATGGTACAACGGTACGCCCATTTACGTGATGATGCCATGATGAAGGCGAGTGAAGTTGCAAATAGTTCTTATAGGGAAATGACAAAAAATATGACGACAATCCAGAATCATCAAAATGAGAAGTAA